The Pseudochaenichthys georgianus chromosome 24, fPseGeo1.2, whole genome shotgun sequence genome includes a region encoding these proteins:
- the nfkbiaa gene encoding nuclear factor of kappa light polypeptide gene enhancer in B-cells inhibitor, alpha a, translating to MDIHRVSNHNQMDYNFDNTEPKHGKMLPCQEDRFDSGLDSMKEDELASEFEGMSVNTSEEIQQEYEPWRTAVTEDGDTLLHLAIIHESTEDAYQIIKLSHNHPFLKAQNHQRQTALHLAVITEQPQLVERLLKAGCDPCVADDSGNTALHIACKRGSLACFGVITQNCQRQIASMVSFPNYNGHNCLHMASINGYISLVESLVQLGADINAQEQCSGRTSLHLAVDLQNPALVRRLLELGADVNCLNYGGFTPYHLTYGRHNEEIRSQLYEKTAQYLRELPESESEASDMEDTSEDELYDDIKFGK from the exons ATGGACATTCACAGAGTTTCGAACCACAACCAAATGGATTATAACTTCGACAACACGGAGCCCAAGCACGGCAAAATGCTGCCGTGCCAGGAGGACCGTTTTGACAGCGGCCTGGATTCCATGAAGGAGGACGAGCTGGCGAGCGAGTTTGAGGGGATGTCTGTAAACACAAGCGAGGAGATCCAACAGGAATACGAGCCGTGGAGAACTGCAGTGACCGAGGATGGTGACAC GCTTCTTCACTTGGCCATCATTCATGAATCCACAGAAGATGCGTATCAGATTATCAAACTGTCTCACAATCACCCCTTCCTCAAAGCACAGAACCACCAGAGACAG ACTGCTCTCCACCTGGCAGTGATCACCGAGCAGCCTCAGTTAGTGGAGCGGCTCCTGAAGGCCGGATGTGACCCGTGTGTGGCCGACGACAGCGGCAACACTGCGCTGCACATCGCCTGCAAGAGGGGCTCTCTCGCCTGCTTCGGGGTCATCACACAGAACTGCCAACGCCAAATCGCCTCCATGGTGTCCTTCCCCAACTACAATG GACATAACTGTCTCCACATGGCGTCCATTAACGGCTACATTTCATTGGTTGAAAGCCTTGTTCAGCTGGGAGCAGATATTAACGCACAG GAACAATGCAGTGGTCGTACGTCGCTTCACTTGGCGGTGGATCTCCAGAACCCCGCTCTGGTCCGCCGCCTCCTTGAACTCGGCGCCGATGTTAACTGCTTAAACTACGGAGGTTTCACACCCTACCACCTCACATATGGGCGCCACAACGAAGAGATCCGCAGCCAGCTTTACGAGAAAACGGCACAATACCTGAGGGAACTGCCCGAAAGCGAATCAGAAGCGAGCGATATGGAGGACACATCGGAAGATGAG TTGTACGATGACATAAAGTTCGGAAAGTAA